In the genome of Nocardioides seonyuensis, one region contains:
- a CDS encoding ABC transporter ATP-binding protein, with translation MSTTATPALQVKDLGLKIGGATILEDVDLEVAQGSFIGVIGPNGAGKTTLFNVVSGIARPTSGTVHLGGRDVTGTSVHRRARAGLGRTFQTSSLFPQLSVRENVRMASQVGLGGSLSPWRFPSRTDRATREAEEHLGEVGLGDKLDLAAGSLSHGDKRKLEIAVLRATDADVVLLDEPMAGVGSGDVAGLSDTIRQMHREKGSTILMVEHHMEVLLGLVDKVAVMYFGTIIAFDTPDAIMSNPTVQSAYLGTSA, from the coding sequence ATGTCGACCACAGCCACGCCCGCGCTGCAGGTGAAGGACCTCGGCCTCAAGATCGGGGGCGCGACGATCCTCGAGGACGTCGACCTCGAGGTCGCGCAGGGATCCTTCATCGGCGTGATCGGCCCCAACGGTGCCGGGAAGACGACGCTCTTCAACGTCGTCTCCGGCATCGCGCGGCCGACCTCCGGCACGGTGCACCTCGGCGGCCGGGACGTCACCGGCACCTCGGTGCACCGCCGGGCGCGGGCGGGGCTGGGCCGCACCTTCCAGACCTCGAGCCTCTTCCCGCAGCTCTCGGTGCGCGAGAACGTCCGTATGGCCTCGCAGGTCGGCCTGGGTGGCAGCCTCTCGCCGTGGCGCTTCCCCTCGCGCACCGACCGCGCCACGCGGGAGGCCGAGGAGCACCTCGGCGAGGTGGGCCTGGGCGACAAGCTCGACCTGGCCGCGGGCAGCCTGTCGCACGGTGACAAGCGCAAGCTCGAGATCGCCGTGCTCCGAGCGACCGACGCGGACGTCGTGCTCCTCGACGAGCCGATGGCCGGGGTGGGGTCCGGCGACGTGGCCGGCCTCTCCGACACGATCCGTCAGATGCACCGCGAGAAGGGGTCGACGATCCTCATGGTCGAGCACCACATGGAGGTCCTGCTCGGGCTGGTCGACAAGGTGGCGGTGATGTACTTCGGCACGATCATCGCCTTCGACACCCCCGACGCGATCATGAGCAACCCGACGGTGCAGAGCGCCTACCTGGGGACGTCGGCATGA
- a CDS encoding substrate-binding domain-containing protein, whose product MRLTTHHLLGSVAAASVLVLAACAPSADGDGGSSDDVETVEVGVITSETGPLAAYGQAFLDGFDAGLDHATDGTGEVDGIKIEVRNGDDTGDADKAVQLTKEYIGDGVKILTGTVSSGIALGVAEQAEQNKILYVSGAAAADAITGINGHTFRSGRQSMQDVATAGQFLDDLDGKKVVVYAQDDAFGQGNAAAVEALLGAQGAKVQPLLVGSDIKEFTSFSQQLKDAKPDLVFVAWAGETTGSMWQSLEQQGVFDVAPIVTGLGDVASYGAYGPVAEKISFLSHYFAAAPDNDVNAAMIEAVEGAGSTVDLFTPDGFTAAQMIVHAIEEGQGDVEAMVDALEGHSFTAPKGEVTVRESDHALVQDMYQAKLVEDGDGWKPELIETVPADEVAPPEAG is encoded by the coding sequence ATGCGGCTCACCACACACCACCTGCTCGGCTCGGTCGCCGCGGCGTCCGTCCTGGTCCTGGCGGCCTGCGCGCCGAGCGCGGACGGCGACGGCGGCAGCAGCGACGACGTCGAGACGGTCGAGGTCGGCGTCATCACCTCCGAGACCGGCCCGCTGGCGGCCTACGGCCAGGCGTTCCTCGACGGCTTCGACGCCGGCCTGGACCACGCCACCGACGGCACCGGCGAGGTCGACGGCATCAAGATCGAGGTTCGCAACGGCGACGACACCGGTGACGCCGACAAGGCCGTCCAGCTGACCAAGGAGTACATCGGCGACGGCGTCAAGATCCTCACCGGCACCGTGTCCTCCGGCATCGCCCTCGGTGTCGCCGAGCAGGCCGAGCAGAACAAGATCCTCTACGTCTCCGGCGCTGCCGCCGCCGACGCGATCACCGGCATCAACGGCCACACCTTCCGCTCCGGCCGCCAGAGCATGCAGGACGTCGCCACGGCCGGTCAGTTCCTCGACGACCTCGACGGCAAGAAGGTCGTCGTCTACGCCCAGGACGACGCGTTCGGCCAGGGCAACGCCGCAGCCGTCGAGGCACTCCTCGGCGCGCAGGGCGCCAAGGTGCAGCCGCTGCTCGTCGGCAGCGACATCAAGGAGTTCACCTCCTTCTCCCAGCAGCTCAAGGACGCCAAGCCCGACCTGGTCTTCGTCGCGTGGGCCGGTGAGACCACCGGCTCGATGTGGCAGTCGCTGGAGCAGCAGGGCGTCTTCGACGTCGCCCCGATCGTGACCGGCCTCGGTGACGTGGCGTCGTACGGCGCCTACGGCCCGGTCGCCGAGAAGATCAGCTTCCTCTCGCACTACTTCGCCGCCGCGCCCGACAACGACGTCAACGCCGCGATGATCGAGGCGGTCGAGGGTGCCGGCTCCACCGTCGACCTCTTCACCCCCGACGGCTTCACCGCCGCCCAGATGATCGTGCACGCCATCGAGGAGGGCCAGGGCGACGTGGAGGCGATGGTCGACGCGCTGGAGGGCCACAGCTTCACGGCACCCAAGGGCGAGGTGACGGTCCGCGAGAGCGACCACGCCCTCGTCCAGGACATGTACCAGGCCAAGCTCGTCGAGGACGGCGACGGCTGGAAGCCCGAGCTCATCGAGACGGTGCCGGCCGACGAGGTCGCGCCGCCAGAGGCCGGCTGA
- a CDS encoding ABC transporter ATP-binding protein, whose protein sequence is MTDKILVVDHLAASVAGQQVVEDVSFSVPATGITAVLGRNGVGKTSTLKGVLGLYQRTGEVTLAGERIDDLPTHKVVQRGVGYVPEDREVFSKLTVAENLRLAERKGAVTAERRQLVERLFPDLVERRDQMAGTLSGGQQQMVALARALVNDNRVLLVDEPTKGLAPLIVEQVTEALREASATVPILLVEQNLEVVRRLAGEAVVVAGGRVVHTGPAADLLADEALTQRLLGVHAETPDSRPDSRQVAP, encoded by the coding sequence ATGACAGACAAGATCCTGGTCGTCGACCACCTCGCCGCGTCCGTCGCGGGCCAGCAGGTCGTCGAGGATGTCTCGTTCTCGGTGCCCGCCACGGGCATCACGGCCGTCCTCGGGCGCAACGGCGTCGGCAAGACCTCCACGCTCAAGGGCGTGCTCGGCCTCTACCAGCGCACGGGCGAGGTGACGCTCGCCGGTGAGCGGATCGACGACCTGCCCACCCACAAGGTGGTGCAGCGAGGCGTCGGCTACGTGCCCGAGGACCGCGAGGTCTTCTCCAAGCTCACGGTGGCCGAGAACCTCCGCCTGGCCGAGCGCAAGGGCGCCGTCACCGCCGAGCGGCGGCAGCTGGTGGAGCGGCTCTTCCCCGACCTCGTCGAGCGCCGCGACCAGATGGCCGGCACGCTCTCGGGCGGTCAGCAGCAGATGGTCGCGCTGGCCCGCGCCCTGGTCAACGACAACCGGGTGCTGCTGGTCGACGAGCCGACCAAGGGCCTGGCGCCGCTCATCGTCGAGCAGGTGACCGAGGCGCTCCGCGAGGCCTCCGCGACCGTCCCCATCCTGCTGGTCGAGCAGAACCTCGAGGTCGTACGACGCCTCGCGGGCGAGGCCGTCGTGGTCGCCGGCGGGCGGGTGGTCCACACCGGTCCCGCCGCCGACCTGCTGGCCGACGAGGCCCTGACCCAGCGTCTGCTCGGCGTCCACGCCGAGACCCCCGACTCCCGTCCCGACAGCAGGCAGGTCGCCCCGTGA
- a CDS encoding alpha/beta hydrolase: MRLAYGDDPSQWLELHRPEGVSRGLVVVIHGGFWKAQYGAEYAVPLAADLVARGWTAAVVEYRRVGTGPGGGGGWPATCDDVSAAIDRAVAETDRPDPVVALGHSAGGHLAAWAAARTRFDRWADAAPVTHVIDQAGVLDLAAAVRDDLGDGAAQAFMGATPDHPSYDLADPLRQVPLDVPVWAVHARDDDTVPFGQAEDYVTAARRAGGEAFLVEVAGGHFGVIDPASDAWAAVVEVLDSIG, translated from the coding sequence ATGAGGCTGGCCTACGGCGACGACCCGAGCCAGTGGCTGGAGCTCCACCGGCCCGAGGGTGTGAGCCGCGGCCTCGTCGTGGTGATCCATGGCGGCTTCTGGAAGGCGCAGTACGGCGCCGAGTACGCCGTCCCGCTCGCCGCCGACCTGGTGGCCCGTGGCTGGACCGCTGCGGTCGTCGAGTACCGCCGCGTCGGCACCGGACCCGGCGGGGGCGGTGGCTGGCCCGCCACCTGCGACGACGTGTCGGCCGCGATCGACCGCGCCGTGGCCGAGACGGATCGACCCGATCCCGTGGTGGCGCTGGGCCACTCCGCCGGCGGCCACCTCGCCGCCTGGGCAGCGGCCCGCACCCGCTTCGACCGCTGGGCGGACGCGGCCCCCGTCACCCACGTGATCGACCAGGCAGGTGTCCTCGACCTCGCCGCCGCCGTCCGCGACGACCTGGGTGACGGAGCGGCGCAGGCCTTCATGGGTGCGACGCCGGACCATCCGTCGTACGACCTGGCCGACCCGCTGCGGCAGGTCCCGCTCGACGTGCCGGTGTGGGCGGTGCACGCGCGCGACGACGACACCGTCCCGTTCGGCCAGGCGGAGGACTACGTCACGGCGGCCCGGCGGGCGGGCGGGGAGGCCTTCCTGGTCGAGGTCGCCGGCGGGCACTTCGGCGTCATCGACCCCGCCAGCGACGCCTGGGCAGCCGTCGTGGAGGTCCTCGACTCGATCGGCTGA
- a CDS encoding sterol carrier family protein, whose amino-acid sequence MPARLKVLSPEQLETADTRALVKHYLAVLAERAPGASVEVRVPPIAAAQVIPGVRHTRGTPPAVIETDPETWLDLATGRTTWHAALSAGSVRASGERTDLTPYLPLDGPRDPADVATPDR is encoded by the coding sequence GTGCCTGCCCGACTCAAGGTCCTGAGCCCCGAACAGCTGGAGACCGCTGACACCCGGGCGCTGGTCAAGCACTACCTCGCGGTGCTGGCCGAGCGCGCGCCCGGCGCCTCCGTCGAGGTGAGGGTCCCGCCCATCGCGGCCGCGCAGGTCATCCCCGGCGTCCGCCACACCCGCGGCACCCCGCCCGCCGTCATCGAGACCGACCCCGAGACGTGGCTCGACCTCGCGACCGGCCGTACGACGTGGCACGCGGCGTTGTCGGCCGGCTCGGTCCGGGCCAGCGGCGAGCGCACCGACCTGACGCCGTACCTCCCCCTGGACGGTCCGCGGGACCCGGCGGACGTGGCGACGCCCGACAGGTGA
- a CDS encoding branched-chain amino acid ABC transporter permease, whose product MRRFTPVGLGLALVVALAVLPLLSIQVPGILPGPTYTPGALQLLALCMVYASLALSYNLLLGTGGLLSFGHALYFGAGAYGLGILLERTDLSLWPAIGLTLVGAGAVAVLTGAVSLRVSGIPFAMVTLAFAQAGSVLVRRNPEGLTGGEEGLSLDTEHVPAALVGVVNTRNLYWLALAIVVVAYLVVLWIDRSRVGHVAAAARENELRVRALGLQPYTAKLVVFVAGGLIASLTGVMYLLLQSGTVPRAVGADLTITVLVMVVLGGVGSRWGAIVGGVIYTLLNQRLTLLAGSDAVDSLPAVLHVPLSEPMFILGALFILVVLFVPGGIAGTTRRLTGRDRTRSGSAVLEAADQADDKVLEPQP is encoded by the coding sequence ATGCGCAGATTCACTCCGGTCGGACTGGGGCTGGCCCTCGTCGTGGCGCTCGCGGTCCTGCCGCTGCTCTCGATCCAGGTGCCCGGGATCCTTCCCGGCCCGACCTACACGCCCGGCGCGCTGCAGCTGCTGGCGCTCTGCATGGTCTACGCGTCGTTGGCGCTGTCCTACAACCTGCTGCTCGGCACCGGTGGGCTGCTCTCCTTCGGCCATGCGCTCTACTTCGGCGCCGGCGCCTACGGGCTGGGCATCCTGCTCGAGCGCACCGACCTCTCGCTGTGGCCGGCGATCGGCCTGACCCTCGTCGGTGCGGGCGCCGTCGCGGTGCTGACCGGGGCGGTGAGCCTGCGCGTGTCGGGCATCCCGTTCGCGATGGTCACCCTCGCGTTCGCCCAGGCCGGATCGGTGCTGGTGCGTCGCAACCCCGAGGGACTCACCGGCGGCGAGGAGGGCCTCTCGCTCGACACCGAGCACGTGCCCGCGGCGCTGGTCGGCGTGGTCAACACCCGCAACCTCTACTGGCTCGCCCTGGCGATCGTGGTGGTGGCCTACCTGGTGGTGCTGTGGATCGACCGGTCGCGCGTGGGCCACGTCGCCGCCGCGGCCCGCGAGAACGAGCTCCGGGTGCGCGCGCTGGGGCTCCAGCCCTACACCGCCAAGCTGGTCGTCTTCGTCGCCGGTGGGCTGATCGCCTCCCTCACCGGCGTGATGTACCTCCTCCTCCAGTCCGGAACGGTGCCCCGTGCGGTCGGTGCCGACCTGACGATCACCGTGCTGGTGATGGTGGTGCTCGGTGGCGTCGGCTCGCGCTGGGGCGCGATCGTGGGCGGGGTGATCTACACGCTGCTCAACCAGCGGCTGACCCTGCTCGCCGGCTCCGACGCCGTCGACTCGCTGCCGGCGGTGCTCCACGTCCCGCTCTCGGAGCCGATGTTCATCCTCGGCGCGCTGTTCATCCTGGTCGTGCTCTTCGTCCCCGGCGGGATCGCCGGGACCACCCGCCGGCTCACCGGCCGCGACCGCACCCGGAGCGGAAGTGCCGTGCTCGAGGCCGCCGACCAGGCCGACGACAAGGTGCTGGAGCCCCAGCCGTGA
- a CDS encoding GNAT family N-acetyltransferase, translating to MEIQSLGFRTDLALLQKAGSQVEDRGTHLVIRTPDNPTYFWGNFLLLAQPPAPGGEREVVGAFRTEFPVAAHVSIGIDVTEDPGDMQAWREAGLTVDVATVLSASAVVQPLAPIGDVEVRPLESDDDWEQRARLGQVLYPSTSEESYLAFARGKNAQERALAGANGEGGARYGAFVDGTLVSTAGIFVTEPGVARFQTVETHPDHRRQGIGAAVVHAAGRHALERLGAERLVIVADTDADAIRIYRRLGFEDVQRQVMLELRDPEWAEV from the coding sequence ATGGAGATCCAGTCGCTCGGCTTCCGCACCGACCTCGCCCTGCTCCAGAAGGCGGGGAGCCAGGTCGAGGACCGCGGCACCCATCTTGTGATCCGCACCCCCGACAACCCGACCTACTTCTGGGGCAACTTCCTGCTCCTGGCGCAGCCCCCGGCGCCCGGCGGCGAGCGCGAGGTCGTCGGGGCGTTCCGGACGGAGTTCCCGGTCGCGGCGCACGTGAGCATCGGGATCGACGTGACCGAGGACCCCGGCGACATGCAGGCCTGGCGCGAGGCCGGGCTGACGGTCGACGTGGCGACGGTGCTGAGCGCGTCCGCCGTCGTCCAGCCGCTCGCACCGATCGGGGACGTGGAGGTCCGTCCGCTGGAGTCGGACGACGACTGGGAGCAGCGGGCCCGGCTCGGCCAGGTGCTCTACCCGAGCACCAGCGAGGAGTCCTACCTCGCCTTCGCGCGCGGCAAGAACGCCCAGGAGCGGGCTCTCGCCGGGGCGAACGGCGAGGGCGGTGCCCGGTACGGCGCCTTCGTCGACGGCACCTTGGTCAGCACGGCCGGCATCTTCGTCACCGAGCCTGGTGTCGCACGGTTCCAGACGGTCGAGACCCATCCGGACCACCGGCGCCAGGGGATCGGTGCCGCGGTCGTTCACGCAGCCGGTCGCCACGCCCTCGAGAGGCTCGGAGCCGAGCGTCTGGTCATCGTCGCCGACACCGACGCCGACGCCATCCGGATCTACCGCCGCCTCGGCTTCGAGGACGTCCAGCGCCAGGTGATGCTCGAGTTGCGCGACCCCGAGTGGGCCGAGGTCTGA
- a CDS encoding acetate/propionate family kinase, which produces MDRDQVLVLNAGSSSLKYQVFGTDGSVVVKGKVERLSGEDDHARALEQVTGELRRAGVDEEHLIGVGHRVVHGGHTLTQPSLVDDRVLAAIQDAVPLAPLHNPPALTALRGAREWLDGTPHVVVLDTGFFAELPDVAATYAIDRDLAARHHVRRYGAHGISHEYVARRAAEHLGRDDLRLVTLHLGNGASAAAIDAGRPVDTSMGLTPLEGLVMGSRGGDLDPGILLHLAREAGLGTDGLEDLLHHRSGITGLSGRPDFRELQAGADAGDDVCRLAWEVYCHRVRKYVGAYHVVLGGADALVFTAGVGENAPRLRADVAGGLGVLGVELDPDRNSSDERRTRTISTDGSPVAVLVVPTDEESAIAEATRSVLATGSAPR; this is translated from the coding sequence ATGGACCGCGACCAGGTGCTGGTGCTCAACGCAGGGTCGTCCTCCTTGAAGTACCAGGTCTTCGGGACCGACGGCTCCGTCGTGGTCAAGGGAAAGGTGGAACGCCTCTCCGGGGAGGACGACCACGCCCGCGCTCTCGAGCAGGTGACCGGCGAGCTGCGCAGGGCCGGTGTCGACGAGGAGCACCTCATCGGTGTGGGCCACCGTGTCGTGCACGGCGGGCACACCCTGACCCAGCCCTCCCTCGTGGACGACCGGGTGTTGGCGGCCATCCAGGACGCCGTACCCCTGGCGCCGCTCCACAACCCGCCCGCCCTGACAGCCCTGCGCGGGGCCAGGGAATGGCTCGACGGCACGCCTCACGTCGTCGTGCTGGACACCGGGTTCTTCGCCGAGCTGCCCGACGTCGCCGCGACGTACGCCATCGACCGCGACCTCGCCGCGCGCCACCACGTGCGCCGCTACGGCGCCCACGGGATCAGCCACGAGTACGTCGCCCGGCGCGCCGCCGAGCACCTGGGCCGTGACGACCTTCGCCTGGTGACGCTGCACCTGGGCAACGGCGCCTCCGCCGCCGCCATCGACGCCGGGCGCCCCGTCGACACCTCGATGGGCCTGACCCCGCTCGAGGGGCTCGTGATGGGCTCGCGGGGTGGCGACCTCGACCCCGGCATCCTGCTCCACCTCGCTCGCGAGGCCGGGCTCGGGACCGACGGCCTCGAGGACCTCCTGCACCATCGCTCGGGCATCACCGGGCTGAGCGGGCGTCCGGACTTCCGCGAGCTCCAGGCAGGGGCCGACGCGGGCGACGACGTGTGCCGACTGGCGTGGGAGGTCTACTGCCACCGGGTGCGCAAGTACGTCGGCGCCTACCACGTCGTCCTTGGCGGGGCTGACGCCCTCGTCTTCACCGCAGGGGTGGGCGAGAACGCACCGCGCCTGCGTGCCGACGTCGCGGGTGGTCTGGGGGTCCTCGGCGTCGAGCTCGACCCCGACCGCAACAGCTCCGACGAGCGCAGGACCAGGACGATCTCGACCGACGGCTCACCGGTCGCGGTCCTGGTCGTGCCGACCGACGAGGAGAGCGCGATCGCGGAGGCGACCCGGTCAGTGCTGGCGACGGGCAGCGCCCCCCGCTAG
- a CDS encoding branched-chain amino acid ABC transporter permease, with translation MSTFVLLLATGLGLGALYFLVASGLSLIYGLMHVLNFAHGSFLTLGAFLGYAAAQRLDATSWFGFLASIVVGAGVGAVVATLTELLLIRPLYERHIEQVLVTVGLSLASVALFEGIWGTDPDFIRGPAWLEQTTTLAGARIPNDRFLIIGLAALVLLAIVVFLRRTRYGMVIRAGVENRAMVTALGIDVRTAFTLVFAIGGAAAGLGGVLAAHYFGYVSPSLGGGLLIFAFIVTVIGGLGSLTGAAIASVGVALLQQFANYYAGGTGDFVIVLALAAVLLVRPSGLMGKAA, from the coding sequence GTGAGCACCTTCGTCCTCCTCCTCGCGACCGGCCTCGGGCTGGGTGCGCTCTACTTCCTCGTCGCCTCGGGCCTGTCCCTGATCTACGGCCTGATGCACGTGCTCAACTTCGCGCACGGCTCCTTCCTGACCCTGGGCGCATTCCTCGGCTACGCCGCAGCGCAGCGCCTCGACGCCACGAGCTGGTTCGGCTTCCTCGCCTCGATCGTGGTCGGCGCCGGCGTCGGCGCGGTGGTGGCGACGCTCACCGAGCTGCTCCTGATCCGCCCGCTCTACGAGCGACACATCGAGCAGGTCCTGGTGACGGTCGGCCTCTCCCTGGCCTCCGTCGCGCTGTTCGAGGGCATCTGGGGCACCGACCCCGACTTCATCCGCGGCCCGGCGTGGCTGGAGCAGACCACGACCCTCGCGGGCGCTCGGATCCCCAACGACCGCTTCCTGATCATCGGCCTGGCCGCCCTCGTCCTCCTGGCGATCGTGGTCTTCCTGCGCAGGACGCGTTACGGGATGGTGATCCGTGCCGGTGTCGAGAACCGCGCGATGGTGACGGCGCTCGGCATCGACGTGCGCACCGCCTTCACGCTCGTCTTCGCGATCGGCGGGGCCGCCGCAGGCCTGGGGGGCGTGCTCGCGGCCCACTACTTCGGCTACGTGTCACCGTCGCTCGGCGGCGGCCTGCTGATCTTCGCCTTCATCGTCACCGTCATCGGCGGCCTCGGCTCCCTCACCGGCGCTGCGATCGCCTCGGTGGGGGTGGCGCTGCTCCAGCAGTTCGCCAACTACTACGCAGGCGGCACGGGCGACTTCGTCATCGTGCTCGCCCTGGCGGCTGTGCTGCTCGTCCGACCGTCCGGCCTGATGGGGAAGGCAGCCTGA
- a CDS encoding phosphoketolase family protein: MASLSDDQVHELDRWFRAANYLAVGQIYLLDNPLLERPLVREDIKPRLLGHWGTTPGLNLVWTHLNRLIRERDAEAIVLCGPGHGGPAAVANAWLEGTYSEVFPAVSWDKEGMGLLFRQFSFPGGIPSHVAPETPGSIHEGGELGYVLSHAYGAAMDNPELLVAAVIGDGEFETGPLAASWHANKFVDPVHDGAVLPILSLNGWKIANPTIPARIHRDELESLLRGYGHHVITVEGDEPADVHRQMAAAMDEAHAMVREIWRAAREEGDLERRPWPMILLVTPKGWTGPAHVDGKPVEGTWRAHQVPLAGTRDNDEHRAQLEEWLRSYRPVELFAADGRPVEQIVGQAPVGTRRMSANPHANGGLLKRPLRLRDWRASAVEVERPGGSIHEPTRVLGRYLIDVVRDNDATFRIFGPDETASNRLDAVYEVTDKVWAADILDVDEHLARSGRVMEILSEHTCQGWLEGYLLTGRHGLFSCYEAFIHIVDSMLNQHAKWLKTTRDIEWRPPIASLNYLLSSHVWRQDHNGFSHQDPGFIDHVVNKKAEVVRVYLPPDTNTLLSTMAHCLQSEHYVNVVVSGKQPSFDWLDAEQADLHCARGLGIWDWASNDGGDPDVVVAAAGDVPTLEALAAVSLLREHLPDLRVRFVNVVDLMRLQDEREHPHGMGDREFDSVFTTDTPTVFAYHGYPWLIHRLTYRRTNHDNIHVRGYKEEGTTTTPFDMVMMNDIDRYHLVMDVIDRVPGLASRAGGVRQLMVDTRRRARQWTRTHGDDLPEVRDWTWDASAGPARGASPSTTADGDTAADNL, encoded by the coding sequence ATGGCCAGCCTCAGCGACGACCAGGTCCACGAGCTCGACCGCTGGTTCCGCGCGGCCAACTACCTCGCGGTCGGACAGATCTACCTCCTCGACAACCCGCTGCTCGAGCGGCCGCTCGTCCGGGAGGACATCAAGCCCCGCCTGCTGGGCCACTGGGGCACCACGCCCGGGCTCAACCTCGTCTGGACGCACCTCAACCGGCTGATCCGGGAGCGCGACGCCGAGGCGATCGTCCTGTGCGGTCCGGGACACGGCGGCCCCGCCGCGGTCGCCAACGCGTGGCTGGAGGGCACCTACTCGGAGGTCTTCCCGGCAGTCTCGTGGGACAAGGAGGGGATGGGGCTGCTGTTCCGCCAGTTCTCCTTCCCCGGCGGCATCCCCAGCCACGTCGCACCCGAGACCCCGGGCTCCATCCACGAGGGCGGTGAGCTCGGCTACGTCCTCTCGCACGCCTACGGCGCCGCGATGGACAACCCGGAGCTCCTCGTCGCTGCCGTCATCGGCGACGGCGAGTTCGAGACCGGTCCGCTCGCGGCGAGCTGGCACGCGAACAAGTTCGTCGACCCGGTGCACGACGGAGCGGTCCTGCCGATCCTGAGCCTCAACGGCTGGAAGATCGCCAACCCGACCATTCCGGCGCGCATCCACCGCGACGAGCTGGAGAGCCTGCTGCGTGGCTACGGCCACCACGTGATCACCGTCGAGGGCGACGAGCCCGCCGACGTGCACCGCCAGATGGCTGCTGCGATGGACGAGGCGCACGCCATGGTCCGCGAGATCTGGCGTGCGGCGCGCGAGGAGGGCGACCTCGAGCGCCGACCCTGGCCGATGATCCTGCTCGTCACGCCCAAGGGCTGGACCGGACCCGCGCACGTGGACGGCAAGCCGGTCGAGGGGACCTGGCGGGCGCACCAGGTGCCCCTGGCCGGCACTCGCGACAACGACGAGCACCGCGCGCAGCTGGAGGAGTGGTTGCGCTCCTACCGCCCCGTCGAGCTCTTCGCGGCGGACGGGCGCCCCGTCGAGCAGATCGTCGGGCAGGCACCGGTGGGCACCCGGCGGATGAGCGCGAACCCCCACGCCAACGGCGGTCTCCTCAAGCGGCCGCTGCGGCTGCGCGACTGGCGCGCCAGTGCCGTCGAGGTCGAGCGACCGGGCGGGTCGATCCACGAGCCGACCCGGGTGCTGGGTCGCTACCTCATCGACGTCGTCCGCGACAACGACGCCACCTTCCGCATCTTCGGACCCGACGAGACCGCCTCCAACCGCCTCGATGCCGTCTACGAGGTCACCGACAAGGTGTGGGCGGCCGACATCCTCGACGTCGACGAGCACCTCGCCCGCTCGGGCCGGGTGATGGAGATCCTGTCCGAGCACACCTGCCAGGGCTGGCTCGAGGGCTACCTGCTCACCGGGCGCCACGGCCTCTTCAGCTGCTACGAGGCCTTCATCCACATCGTCGACTCGATGCTCAACCAGCACGCCAAGTGGCTCAAGACGACGCGCGACATCGAGTGGCGGCCACCGATCGCGAGCCTCAACTACCTGCTGAGCTCACACGTGTGGCGGCAGGACCACAACGGCTTCTCCCACCAGGACCCGGGCTTCATCGACCACGTCGTCAACAAGAAGGCCGAGGTGGTGCGCGTCTACCTGCCGCCGGACACCAACACCCTGCTCTCGACCATGGCCCACTGCCTGCAGAGCGAGCACTACGTCAACGTCGTCGTCTCGGGCAAGCAGCCCAGCTTCGACTGGCTCGACGCCGAGCAGGCCGACCTGCACTGCGCTCGCGGCCTGGGCATCTGGGACTGGGCCTCCAACGACGGCGGCGACCCCGACGTCGTGGTCGCGGCAGCCGGCGACGTACCGACCCTCGAGGCGCTCGCGGCAGTCTCGCTGCTGCGCGAGCACCTGCCGGACCTGCGAGTCCGCTTCGTCAACGTGGTGGACCTGATGCGCTTGCAGGACGAGCGCGAGCACCCGCACGGCATGGGCGACCGCGAGTTCGACTCGGTCTTCACCACTGACACCCCGACGGTCTTCGCCTACCACGGCTACCCGTGGCTCATCCACCGGCTGACCTATCGCCGGACCAACCACGACAACATCCATGTCCGCGGATACAAGGAGGAGGGCACGACCACCACGCCGTTCGACATGGTGATGATGAACGACATCGACCGCTACCACCTCGTCATGGACGTCATCGACAGGGTTCCTGGGCTCGCGTCGCGGGCCGGCGGCGTGCGCCAGCTGATGGTCGACACCCGCCGCCGCGCACGGCAGTGGACCCGGACCCACGGCGACGACCTGCCCGAGGTGCGCGACTGGACCTGGGACGCCTCGGCGGGTCCCGCACGGGGCGCGTCGCCGTCGACCACGGCCGACGGCGACACCGCCGCCGACAACCTCTAG